A stretch of DNA from Pirellulales bacterium:
CAGAAGCTCAGCCATCGGCCTGTATATTGCTCGGGCGTCACGATCGGCACAACGTCGGGTGTGCTCGGTTACTTGGCTGCCATGACAAAGGAATTAACGATTCGCGTCGGCTTTATGGGATACGATCAGGGCATACATAATTACCTGGTTCACACTGACGCTATTCCCGACCTCGCCCATTACACCAATTGGACCGGACCGGTGCTTACACTCGGGACCGTACCAGAGCAAGAACTCGCGATGCCTGCTGACGGATTGTTGCGGAATCATGATGGCGCCATCGTAAATGTGATTCATCAATACGACCGTCAACCAACGATCGCGCCGCGTGTTTTGGGAAGAATAAGTCGCGCATCGCTAGCGCCATCGCCTGTCTATTCTTGACCTCGATCAATTAGCCTTGTTTCATGCCGGCAGGATCGTGATGGCGTCCAACGATATACAAGTGATGCCTGCAGACGACGTCGCCAGCGCCGACTGGCGGCCAAAAGTCGCGGGCATCATGCCGCTCTACAACAAGCGCGACACGGTTCTTGACGCCATCGAAAGTATGTTGGCACAGTCGAGTCCACCCGATGAAATCGTAATCGTCGACGATGGCTCAACAGACGGATCAGGCGACTTAGTCGCCGATAAGTATGTGAACCATCCGTTGATCCGTCTCATTCGGCAGCAGAACCGCGGCGTCAGCGCAGCGCGTAACGCAGCGATCCGCGCATCGACCGCCCCGATTCTGGCTTTCCTCGACGCCGACGACAAATGGCTGCCGCGACGGGTCGAAGAACAGGCCGCGATCATGGTCGCAAATGAAAGCTGCATGATCGTGTTGGGAGCCGCGGTCCTATGCAACGAAAGCATGGGGCGAACTTGGATCGAAGGAGACGTCATACGGCGTGAGACTTATCTGAAGGAATATTTCCGGGAGCAGCACTTGCCCGTCTGTAGCGGCGTAATGGTGCGTCGCGCGGCCTTGAACGAAGTTGGCATGTTCGACGAGAGCTTACAGATGGGAGAAGACCACGATTTGTGGCTGCGCGTGATGCTACGATTCGGCTTCGCGCATCACCCCAAGCCGGTTGTTTGGTATCGATGCTGCCGTCCACAAACGCTCGCCAGCGTAGAACGCGACTTCCTCGGTAACGACATCTATTTTGCCAAACATCGCTATACGTTTGGTCGCGGCATAAGCGGCCGTGTAATCTGGGGTATAGCTTATGCGGCGGTGCTCCGCCGTCATGCCGACTGGTTTTTCAAACATGGCGAAGGATGGCGAGCGCTCAAGAAGATAACGCGCGCGCTGCGGCTTTGGCCGTTTTTCAATCCTCTTCCGTTGACGAAATCCGCTGTGGCTTGCATGTTGGGGCCGCGGGCCTACCAATCGG
This window harbors:
- a CDS encoding glycosyltransferase family A protein; its protein translation is MPADDVASADWRPKVAGIMPLYNKRDTVLDAIESMLAQSSPPDEIVIVDDGSTDGSGDLVADKYVNHPLIRLIRQQNRGVSAARNAAIRASTAPILAFLDADDKWLPRRVEEQAAIMVANESCMIVLGAAVLCNESMGRTWIEGDVIRRETYLKEYFREQHLPVCSGVMVRRAALNEVGMFDESLQMGEDHDLWLRVMLRFGFAHHPKPVVWYRCCRPQTLASVERDFLGNDIYFAKHRYTFGRGISGRVIWGIAYAAVLRRHADWFFKHGEGWRALKKITRALRLWPFFNPLPLTKSAVACMLGPRAYQSVVSLTHRLRRRRPNRAS